A part of Desulfomicrobium baculatum DSM 4028 genomic DNA contains:
- the tsaD gene encoding tRNA (adenosine(37)-N6)-threonylcarbamoyltransferase complex transferase subunit TsaD translates to MICLGIETSCDETSVALWDDGHLVTDLVHTQIPMHSVFGGVVPELASREHLRLLDGLVSSVLQSAERPAGQGIDLIAVTRGPGLLGALLVGISYAKSLSLSLGVPVIGVNHLYAHLLACDFTEPIEYPALGVLVSGGHTHIYEMPAPCEFNLLGKTLDDAAGEAFDKIAKLLNLPYPGGKYIDILARLGTADPRLFSKPYLQNDNCDFSFSGLKTAVAQYVHKKSFAAIDYAAFDVELIPQEIKDLCATVNETIVETLLEKTRRAVARCHDVKTLCLAGGVAANSHLRHKFSAFAHARGFKFLAPAQNYCGDNAAMIAYAGVQWAKKGLMSSMDFEAVPRGKIVPNDFIVNPFFKE, encoded by the coding sequence ATGATTTGTCTTGGTATTGAAACGTCCTGTGACGAAACATCCGTAGCACTCTGGGACGACGGTCATCTCGTCACCGATCTTGTGCATACGCAGATACCTATGCATTCGGTTTTTGGCGGGGTCGTGCCGGAATTGGCATCGCGGGAACACCTGCGCCTGCTGGACGGACTTGTCTCATCCGTGCTGCAGAGCGCAGAGCGGCCTGCGGGGCAGGGGATCGACCTGATCGCCGTCACGCGCGGGCCAGGCCTGCTGGGCGCGCTTTTGGTGGGTATCTCCTATGCCAAGTCACTGTCCTTGTCGCTGGGGGTTCCCGTCATCGGGGTCAATCACCTCTATGCGCATCTGCTGGCCTGCGATTTTACCGAGCCTATCGAGTACCCGGCGCTTGGCGTCCTTGTTTCCGGAGGACACACGCATATCTACGAAATGCCCGCGCCCTGCGAGTTCAACCTGCTCGGAAAAACGCTTGATGACGCTGCGGGCGAAGCGTTCGACAAGATTGCAAAACTTTTGAATCTTCCCTATCCTGGTGGTAAGTATATAGACATTCTGGCCCGGCTCGGAACGGCAGATCCGCGTCTTTTTTCGAAGCCTTACCTGCAAAACGATAATTGCGATTTCAGCTTCAGCGGACTCAAGACCGCTGTTGCCCAATATGTGCACAAAAAATCTTTTGCCGCCATTGACTACGCCGCCTTCGACGTGGAATTGATTCCACAGGAAATAAAGGATCTTTGCGCCACGGTGAATGAGACGATTGTCGAGACCTTGCTCGAAAAGACCAGGCGGGCCGTGGCGCGCTGCCATGACGTCAAGACATTGTGCCTGGCCGGCGGGGTAGCCGCCAACAGCCATCTTCGGCATAAATTCTCCGCATTTGCCCATGCCAGGGGATTCAAATTTTTAGCTCCCGCGCAAAACTATTGTGGTGATAATGCGGCTATGATAGCGTACGCAGGAGTTCAGTGGGCAAAAAAGGGTCTCATGAGTTCCATGGATTTTGAGGCTGTCCCACGGGGAAAGATTGTTCCCAATGATTTTATTGTAAACCCTTTCTTCAAGGAGTGA